One genomic segment of Oncorhynchus mykiss isolate Arlee chromosome 10, USDA_OmykA_1.1, whole genome shotgun sequence includes these proteins:
- the LOC110498643 gene encoding B-cell lymphoma/leukemia 10-like translates to MAEVKKEALERLRPYLCEKLVADRHLDYLRSRRVLTRDDAEDICCRVGNSKKTGRMLDYLAENPRGLDYLVESIRRVRTKDFVIGKITSEVEAVKRREVAISSAAGSSPPVCICKEKTPFVSLQSDSTGYKGSSEARSIQTSLSNSEDKWGQNEASFSWSALPEGVSVSSLHSLPKPGEQGAPSVPLEDSEPGTLESESSDQFHTLRSFSTPPSVME, encoded by the coding sequence ATGGCGGAGGTCAAGAAGGAAGCGTTGGAGCGTCTGCGTCCATACCTCTGTGAGAAGCTAGTGGCAGACCGCCACCTGGACTACCTCCGGTCCAGGAGGGTCCTTACGCGGGACGACGCCGAGGACATCTGCTGCAGGGTGGGGAACAGCAAGAAGACCGGTAGGATGCTGGACTACTTAGCCGAGAACCCCAGGGGCCTCGACTACCTCGTGGAGTCCATACGCCGAGTGAGGACCAAGGACTTTGTCATCGGGAAGATCACCAGCGAAGTCGAGgcggtgaagaggagagaggtggcCATCTCGTCAGCAGCAGGCAGTTCTCCGCCAGTCTGTATATGCAAAGAGAAAACTCCCTTTGTGTCGTTGCAGAGTGACAGTACTGGATACAAAGGCAGTAGTGAAGCACGGTCCATCCAAACCTCTCTGTCCAACTCCGAAGACAAGTGGGGTCAAAATGAAGCATCCTTTTCCTGGAGTGCCCTTCCTGAAGGAGTTAGTGTCTCTTCTCTACACAGTCTGCCAAAACCAGGAGAGCAGGGCGCTCCTTCAGTGCCCCTTGAGGACTCCGAGCCCGGGACCTTAGAGTCTGAGAGCAGTGACCAGTTTCACACCCTCCGTTCCTTTTCAACCCCCCCCTCGGTGATGGAGTAA
- the LOC110498449 gene encoding interleukin-15 has protein sequence MTGFLTVLLFCIRLLERRTKKRGRWICLFWGFHYYPHQRLNIELWNCFIILSCLSATAHLPIAGAAETHGMTIDDVKELQSELKNLKSTIEKSDACLYAPTNDDIYNDNCIFKFMHCYLLELEVVLFEDMSVTDNYHDEIKTSIYHRKKRLEEHERQYNSSRCSPCEAQRVANSTIFLYNLERLLERIGQIVS, from the exons ATGACAGGTTTTTTGACAGTGCTCCTTTTTTGCATTCGTTTATTGGAGCGCAGGACAAAG AAAAGAGGGCGATGGATCTGTCTCTTCTGGGGTTTCCATTACTATCCACACCAGCGTCTGAACATTGAGCTCTGGAATTGCTTCATAATATTGAG CTGCCTGAGTGCCACCGCACATTTGCCCATTGCTGGTGCTGCTGAAACACACGGGATGACAATAGATGACGTTAAAGAGCTTCAGTCGGAGTTGAAAAACTTGAAAAGTACCATAGAA AAATCAGATGCCTGTTTATATGCTCCTACCAACGATGACATCTACAAT GACAACTGCATCTTTAAGTTCATGCACTGTTATTTATTGGAGTTGGAGGTTGTCCTGTTCGAGGACATGTCGGTCACAGATAACTACCATGACGAAATAAAAACATCCATCTACCATCGGAAAAAACGTTTGGAAGAACATGAACGCCAATAT AACAGTTCTAGATGCTCACCGTGTGAGGCACAGAGAGTTGCCAACTCCACAATATTCCTCTACAACCTGGAGCGCCTTTTGGAGAGAATAGGGCAAATTGTCAGTTGA